A window of the Zeugodacus cucurbitae isolate PBARC_wt_2022May chromosome 4, idZeuCucr1.2, whole genome shotgun sequence genome harbors these coding sequences:
- the LOC105212959 gene encoding mini-chromosome maintenance complex-binding protein encodes MPFLSLNILPEHLKSEDGNAFIASLQDPKRWTGIPLLNYTPLHELKDMSIVRFRGMIQDMQDPEMYLERYEILKEDDNTCRLQEGKFRDCLMLMEGERVNHDAKENVHGERRTFFVISIPGLNDWCQEYESQCSLNNFPKAMDTENAGGKKRSAPIEEENMNVDIDSTIGLSEKYDGNKRQRIEEKLSDTFDSTEVGHSSNAVIGMEYHLNSPIPSRPSKACMIKIYSDFEKYKLNTIIDVVGFLSVNPALDATTMDVDAFDNLNEVQAQNPPPSLIPRLHAIAIHCLPHPNPLLDERLLSNSENCSASLGDFSMLSVGKEFRIFLKLCLFNDNLAAEYLLSHLISTVYCRAESRCLGRFLLNIFNIPQNRLPKYSKQVYDLLDLIIPASHYISMTAETLNESTFGPKKDYETNKLVSGMLQLAPQTHLVIDETFTKSESLNSNGILSMQILGHVMKYQQLKCNFQYYEIDYEVDIPILSLSEKKSILPYDAFLPIEYDDQSVEVIEESLKAARHYLNPTRLNQFRRFLTMAKLTEFNVNPAESEMIQNDFVEMRKNKSIRDAEELHHLLVLTRFFAVARGKNVLDKDTWELAKQMESIRQKRFTNWQESH; translated from the exons ATGCCGTTTTTGAGCTTAAATATTCTGCCAGAACACCTAAAAAGTGAAGACGGCAATGCATTCATAGCATCTTTACAAGATCCGAAGCGGTGGACTGGAATCCCCTTGCTTAACTACACGCCATTGCATGAGTTGAAGGATATGAGTATTGTGAGGTTTCGAGGAATGATTCAAGACATGCAAGACCCCGAAATGTACTTGGAGCGTtatgaaatattgaaagaaGATGATAATACGTGTAGACTCCAAGAAGGTAAATTTCGAGACTGTTTGATGCTAATGGAAGGCGAACGGGTAAATCATGATGCTAAGGAAAATGTTCACGGTGAGCGCCGTACTTTTTTCGTTATATCTATTCCCGGCTTAAATGATTGGTGTCAAGAATATGAATCTCAGTGCTCTCTCAACAATTTTCCAAAAGCAATGGATACCGAAAATGCTGGAGGAAAGAAGCGCTCCGCACCTATAGAAGAAGAGAATATGAATGTCGATATCGATTCAACTATCGGACTTTCTGAAAAATATGATGGTAATAAGCGACAACGTATAGAGGAAAAACTAAGTGACACATTTGATAGTACCGAAGTTGGTCACAGCTCAAATGCGGTAATTGGAATGGAATATCATTTAAATTCGCCAATTCCAAGTCGGCCCAGCAAAGCTTGTATGATTAAAATATACAGCGATTTTGAAAAGTATAAATTGAACACTATAATTGATGTTGTTGGTTTCCTATCGGTGAATCCAGCATTAGATGCCACAACAATGGACGTAGATGCGTTTGACAATTTAAATGAGGTTCAAGCGCAAAACCCACCGCCATCATTAATACCGCGACTCCATGCAATAGCCATTCATTGCTTACCACATCCCAATCCTTTGTTGGATGAGAGACTGTTgtcaaattcggaaaattgcagtGCAAGTCTAGGCGATTTCAGCATGTTATCTGTAGGAAAGGAATTTCGTATATTCTTAAAGCTGTGCCTTTTCAATGACAATTTAGCTGCGGAATATCTCTTATCACATCTGATATCTACAGT ATATTGCAGAGCTGAATCTCGATGTTTGGGAAGATttctcttaaatatatttaatatacccCAGAATCGTCtgccaaaatattcgaaacaaGTTTACGATCTATTAGACTTAATAATACCAGCCAGCCATTATATTTCAATGACAGCAGAGACATTGAATGAATCGACATTTGGACCGAA AAAGGATTATGAAACCAACAAGTTGGTCTCAGGAATGCTACAGCTTGCACCACAAACACACCTCGTAATAGATGAGACATTTACAAAATCAGAAAGCCTAAACAGCAATGGTATTTTATCTATGCAAATTCTTGGACACGTTATGAAGTATCAGCAGTTGAAATGTAATTTCCAATACTATGAAATTGATTATGAAGTGGATATTCCAATACTGTCCTTGAGTGAAAAGAAAAGTATTTTGCCG taCGATGCATTTCTACCAATCGAGTATGACGACCAGTCTGTGGAAGTAATTGAGGAGTCGCTCAAAGCTGCTAGACATTATTTGAATCCAACGCGTTTGAATCAATTTCGACGATTCCTAACTATGGCAAAACTCACCGAATTTAATGTGAATCCTGCCGAGAGTGAAATGATTCAAAATGATTTTGTAGAAATGCGTAAAAACAAAAGCATTCGCGATGCCGAAGAATTACACCATCTTTTAGTGTTAACTCGGTTTTTTGCTGTTGCACGAGGTAAAAATGTGCTCGATAAGGATACTTGGGAACTAGCCAAGCAAATGGAGTCAATTCGTCAGAAAAGATTTACAAATTGGCAAGAAagtcattaa
- the LOC105212961 gene encoding 40S ribosomal protein S3a: protein MAVGKNKGLSKGGKKGGKKKVVDPFSRKDWYDVKAPNMFVTRQIGKTLVNRTQGQRIASDYLKGRVFEVSLADLQNDNDSDRSFRKFRLIAEDVQDRNVLCNFHGMDLTTDKYRSMVKKWQTLIEAIVEAKTTDGYMLRVFCIGFTAKDQQSQRKTCYAQQSQVRNIRSKMTEIITNDVTSSDLKQLVNKLALDSIAKDIEKKCQRIYPLHDVYIRKVKVLKKPRFDLSKLLELHGDGGGKGTDAVVSSEGAVVERPEGYEPPVQESV from the exons ATGGCGGTCGGTAAAAATAAGGGTCTCTCTAAAGGAGGTAAAAAAGGTGGTAAGAAGAAGGTAGTAGATCCCTTCTCACGCAAAGATTGGTACGATGTAAAAGCACCAAACATGTTCGTGACCCGCCAGATTGGCAAAACTCTGGTCAACCGCACCCAGGGTCAGAGAATCGCCTCTGACTACTTGAAGGGCCGTGTGTTCGAGGTATCATTGGCTGATTTGCAAAACGACAATGATTCGGACCGTTCGTTCCGTAAGTTCCGTTTGATTGCTGAGGATGTCCAAGATCGTAATGTGCTCTGCAATTTTCACGGAATGGATTTGACCACAGACAAGTACAG GTCAATGGTAAAGAAATGGCAAACACTTATTGAAGCCATTGTCGAGGCTAAGACCACTGATGGCTACATGCTACGCGTTTTCTGCATTGGCTTTACAGCTAAGGATCAACAGTCACAGCGCAAAACTTGCTACGCTCAACAGTCTCAAGTTCGTAATATCCGCTCAAAGATGACTGAAATCATTACCAACGATGTAACCAGCTCTGACTTGAAGCAATTGGTGAACAAACTAGCTCTCGACTCCATTGCTAAGGATATTGAGAAGAAGTGCCAACGCATTTATCCTTTGCATGATGTTTACATCCGTAAAGTAAAGGTATTGAAGAAGCCACGTTTTGATCTGTCGAAATTGTTGGAATTACACGGTGATGGCGGCGGCAAAGGTACAGATGCTGTTGTTTCTTCGGAAGGTGCAGTCGTTGAAAGACCCGAAGGTTATGAACCACCAGTACAGGAGTCTGTTTAa